catagggaaaattcacaagctaaaacaaaatataatctaatgcatttccttgcctttacttaTAGTTTCTGTAATtttaaatgtatcatttcaggtatgttttcaggagatgttttacctgcttggtctccctctctgcccagagagggaacaaacaaagagagcacacaAAAAAAcctcttgccctgccctgcctcgatttgaaagtatcttctttccttattggtccttttgatcAGGTGCCAACtgggttatttgagcttcttagcCTCTTACAGGTAAAGTGATTCTGTGCCTCtggtcaggagggattttatgttactgcatacaaaaaggttgttacccttcctttTATATTTAGGacaatctacacacacacacacagtagtacCACACGAGTTCTAGATATTTGGCTAGTTCTGAAACCTCTTGAGTTCTAGGTGTGACAGTGTTTTGAAATCCAATCAGATCTGAAATGGCCTAGTACTTCAAGGGCTCCAAACACctatattttgaaaaaaacagtAGGATTGTGTGAATTCTAGATATGTGACTAGTTCTAGAATCTCCTGGGTTACAAGAcactctattaaaaaaaaaaacgatggAAGCTAGAGCCTGTTACAAGTAAGACCCCTCAGGGCAGAATATCTGGAATTGAGAACATTCTATGCTTTGAGTCCAAACTACATGGAATCACATGGACATGGAAGGCTACAGAACAGAGCAGTGGGAGTCACTCCCTggagaagggaggaggactgtctgcctgggaggaggaaggcagcaagcccCCTGGGCAGAGCAGTGCGGCAGGCAGAGACCCAGAgagctaaaggcagctcctggcaGGCTGTAGGGATCTGCAGACTGAGGCACTGACacaagggcaaagagggtgctggagCCACTGAAGGAGGTGACTAGACCgtggactgcagtttgccaccGAAGGCAGTGGCTGGACAGTAGACTACAGGTCCCTCTGGAAGGTGGGGGGGACATCGAGTGTAGCACAGCCAGGGGGCAATGTCACTGTAGGAGGATGCCATCGTCCTGGGAGTGTCGTGGGTCCAGGAACAGAGGTCACAGCAGGGAAGTCatcaccagaggagggcacagcgCTAATTCCCTGGAGGCACCGCAGTGATGAGTCGTGCCTCATCACTCGGTTCATCTGGGAAACCCTCCAAAAATAGAAGCATAACAAATAATCACCAATTATTTTGGAATATGAAGCCTGTAAGGCACTAGGGCATGGAGTGAACTGGCGAGATCCTCAGCCAGTGTCAATCagtgtagctctgttgacttcacttCAGAGTTCTCTGGTTCTTCTGCCCCTGGGAGGTGAGTGGGGTCTatcggcggggggaggggggaggagcaaggactcttcgcttcaatccccagctctgggagggcagtgatGTCTAGCAGTTAAAGCAAACTTAGtaacaccaaaacatttcacaaattagTATAAAATTTGCCAGATTGTTTCGCTCGATCACCAAAAAtctgacattttcaaatgaaacattttgattttctttttcaaaatggctTTGTCTTGAAATGTGCTtcgattttatttaaaatatgtaaaatctaagctaaaaaaaacattttgtttgtacTGAAACAATTCCTCCCCCACTTTTCATTTGCCAAAAATATTAATGTGGGGTCATCTCCAAATATGTGCCCCCCTCACAAATTTTTTTGAATAAACAGAGATCCGAAGAATCAGTTATTGGCACAGGACTTGCATGCCATCAGTGGTCCCAATTCAGCCCCGTTGTGGCTGAAGACACCGGGTCAAAGTTGATAATAGAGACGAGAACACAAACATCTTCCTTTCTAGATCAAAAGAGCAGTGGCTGTGTTTCTAGGCCCCCACGGGTCAGCTTAATGTGTGTGTTACTCACCCTTAATTTCCGGTGGAAGACGTACCTcgcagaggtgtgaactgctaTTAAACCCAGGTGTGAACAGCTTGAGAAGCAGACTCACTTTTGCAGTATGGCCGCACCGGCCCTTGGTTCTGTTGCGTAGCTGAGCTCAGGGGCCGTCCGGGCTTGTTGTTTCCTGAAATTTGGCCTATTTGCTATTTCCcctctgtctgcactgagaaCATTATAACCATCTGAAAATTTTCAATCAGCacgtgcaggggggagggggagcctgtaTCATAGAAaccaaatgaccccaaatttgcatTACAAACCCCACCTCCGCCTACTTGGCAGAGTGCCATTTTTCAAGGCAGTTGCCCCATGCACGGGGGTGTCAGTGCAATTTGTAAATATTAACAGCAGCTGTATCTCATGGAGTCCCCAATTAAACGACCGCCATTTGCTCCAGCAGAGTCGCTGCAGCTTGGTGCCACTTTCGAAGTGCAAGCAGAGTCTGGATGAGCTcttccctgacatctagtggtgatcTGTGgaagctgatctcatttgcatggacacCCCCACCCGGCCTTGCTCAGTATGATGGGATTCATTgtccaaatgatcacttgtggctggtgttggatccctagtctccttgttattggggaaGGAGTAATAAACATTGGTATCCTTGCTGTGTGAACCAAGGGCAGCTGAACTATACCTGAcataccccaatggagggactcaccctcaattGAATAGCACTCGCTAGGCAGAGGACATGGATTCCAAAGGCCAATGAGTGGGGAGAAGGGGTTGGTCCTGTTTAAGGGCCCTAGGCAGTATTTGACCCTTGTTGTTGGTGggataataaaagagctaatttagactcaattgagagtcttgttacatgctacagagctgaaatcactgatatctagatctaagtattagacctagtttgggacagtgtctctattcTATGAGGCTATCCaggtgcaccagcagtgaggcttccccattaacagctgaaatcattgaGAACTGTGCTAAGTGTGTGCAGGGGggcctgaagacatcttggtgagTTGCCATCGAGGTGTCTCGCAGAGAGGTGTAGTAAGTGGCCAGCAGGGAAGAACATAAGAGTGTCcctaccaggtcagaccaaaggtccatctagcccaatatcctgtcttctgacagtggccaatggcaggtgccccagagggaatgaacagaacagggaatcatccagtgatccatcccctgttgctcattcccagcttctggcaaacagaggctagggacaccattccctaGCCATTCCCAACAGaagctggtggagagggccagagcagagctctgcAGAGGTGGGGCAATCACCAAGTGCCCAAGAAGTGCCTGAGTAGTCCAGCATGTAAGGTGCTTccttacccccccaccccgccttccACACAGGGTGGGTGGCGAACTCTGCGGATGAACATCTGAagtctggggctgcactggccaaggacagcaactgtgagtgggatgCAGAGAAGAGACaggcacgttaaagggactttgGGGGTTGCtcgacttaagaccctgaggggaaaaggacactgcccaacttacttagGGTTGAGTCTTTTGCTCATAGTTTGcatttatgaaccctagttgcagtgttttcccaaattaatgctgagttacttccctccttttgttaaaagtttttgctacactcagactctgtgcttgtaaGAGGGGAactattgcctcttagaggcacccagagggtggtgtgtaattgtcccaggtcactgggtggggctcGAGcaggttttgtgttgtattgttgaaaaggaacccctagatactgaaccagGCCTTTGTTGCtcctggctccacctggcagaagggtttcACAAGTCAATGCGAGTCTGCAATTGGTTTTCAGAGTGACTCCTTTTCATGCAGTTTTAACTGAGGGCCCCGGATTCCACGGCCCCGATCCTGCCATATTCACTCTCCCCCTGTCTTGCTCAGAGCTAGCCAGATTCAAGCCAAGGTGAGCGGGCGCATGGATTTCAGAGCACTTTGACTCATCGGTTCTGACAGGAAAAGTTTTCTCCACAGGCGCAGATGCAGGAGCGCCCTTACCAGATCTGCACTGGGACTCCCAGATCTTGGGCAGTTTTGAACTCAGCGTCAGCAGCACCTGGTTGCAAGCAAcccctctcctcgtaagtcatgtgccccagccccttaatcattttcattgccctccactggactctctccagtttgtccacatcccttctgtagtgggggtcccaaaactgtacacaatactccagctgcgGCCTCACcggtgctgaatagaggggaataatcatttccctagatctgctggcaatgctcctataaTGGAACCCAATATGCCGTTACCCTTTAtatcaacaagggcacactgatgactcatatccagcttcttgtccactgtaatacccaggtccttttctacagaattgcctcttagccagttggtccccagcctgtagcagtgcatgggattcttccgtcctaagtgcaggactctgcacttgtccttgttgaacctcatcagatttcttttggcccaatcctccaatttttctaAGTCACTTTGGACCCTATCTCTACTCTCtggcatatctacctctccccagagcttagtgtcatccacaaacttgctgagggtgcaatccatcccatcatccagatcattaatgaagatgaaaaaaaaaaaacggccccaggactgaccactggggcactctgcttgataccggctgccaactagacatcgagacattgatcattacccgttgagaCAGACAATCTAGCAAGCTTTCTATCACCTTATAaaccattcatccaatccatacttttttaaagttgctagcaagaatactgcaggagaccgtatcaaaatctttgctaaagtcaagatatatcatgtccaccacttttcCTATATCCCCAGaggcagttatctcatcatagaaggcaatcaggttggtcaggcatgacttgcccttggtgaatccatgttgactgttcctgatctccttcctctcctccaagtgcttcaaaatggattccttgaggatctgctccatgattttttccaaggactgaggtcaggctgactgatctgtagttccccagattctccttcatcctttttttaaagatagcactatatttgcctttttccaatcatccgggacctcccctgattgccacgagttttcaaagataatggccaatggctctgatGTTCGAAATCTAGACCGCATCATATCAGAACACATTCAAAACACTGAGAGTCCTGGTACTCAAGAAGTTAAGAACTGGCTAGGTTTCCTAGACTCTAGGAGATCCTATTAAATTTTGAATCAGCGAGAGGTGCTTTCTGTCATGGTTGCCAGTCTTGTTTCATCAGACTAGTAGGAATgggaaaagattttttaaaatagaggagctatgcacatgtttaacttaCCTAAAGCCCTCCACCCAGGGCTGGTGGCCCACACAGGCCTGTCTTACTCAGATACCCCAGTGGGTCCAGGTGACAACTGGTACAGCACCCTGACAACATCTGCCTGACCTCTGGATAGATTCAgagattctaaagccagaagaAGCATAGTGGTCCCCTAGTAGGACTTCCTGAAGAACATCCTTGAATTAGTCCCTGGTtaaactagagcagatctcttagaaaaacacccagtcCTGCCTTAAAAATTactggtgatggagaatccaccagagaGGGTCTTTAAAAGTGTTTGTTGTCCTTTGGATTTGCTGGCCCCCAGCCTTGGACAAGCTTTTTTATCTTGGCTGGAGCTGGCAGGTGCAATCTTCATATTTACTGTGACTTGTGACCCAACATGTGGGGCAGCccacactgaaaatgccaaggtgaGGATgggctgcaaaaaggagagcagattcaCTTAAAACTGGTAGTTAACACTgtaattagattcaccaaccagtcacacACCATGTTCCTGGTCCCCACATGGGTTATtgagaagccaaaaaaaaaaaaaaaaaaagaaatcatacaggtccctttattgcattccagtcagAGGCTCCCAGTCAGCAAATAAGTCCAGTAAAGTGAGAAGTTACTTAAAACTCTGTTAATTATACAAATTGTTTTGGTCCCCAAAGGGCCAACCACATTCCCAGATCAATACTAGTTTGGATCTTATCCAAAACGtcatgctgccagccaatcctttcaTATCTAACAACTAAAGGTTTTATTataaactaaaagaaaagaaagagaagagagttgttaaatggtgaAAGCAATCAGATACATACATATGATTTCTGAATCCATAGTTCAGGTTCCTAGCAGCACTGGTAGgtttgctggcttgtaaagtttTTCTGGAACATACCCAAAGCTTGGATGGATCTGTCAAATCTTCATTCTGAGCTTCAGTTTATAGAGAAGTTGCTCCAGAgctaagaagcaggattgaagacaaaatggagaagatgcagctgcctttttatatGTTTGCCACGTGGCTAGTAAATCCTCTGTCCCAAACAAAAGCTCCCACCATATGGGCATGGAAAAGCACTTGGAGTCCCCTGTCCACATATCCTGCTGACTCATAGGCATGGCCCCTGGCATCTCACAATGGGCTCATTGTACAGCTGAGTTCCCTGGATGGGCCATCCAACAGGCTGGATAGTGCAGATGCCAATGTGTCTGAGGGTGTCACCCAGATACACAGCACAAGTTGGAGATATCAATATACCGCACATATTTATAACTCacgatacaaagatgatacatacaTATACGTCAGTTTATCATATTTAGCACATCGTAACTACGATGATTGCAGCTGTTCCTCCTCTGTCTGGGAAGGAGGACATGCCCCCTCGCTGCAACACTGGTGGAAGGGCACAGTTCAGGGGGAATTGGCACCGGGGTCTCCATCACTAAGCGGTGTAGAGCAATAATTAGTTAGGGTCCCAGGACCTCTGACACGGCAGGGCAGCAAACAACGAGAAGGCTCTGGCCTGCAATCAATGTAAAGCAGCAGTGTCTATAAGCCCAGGCCCTCAGGAAGGGCAGGGTACCAAACAGTCAGGAGACCACCAACAAATGCAGGCCTTTTGGCCTAGCGTGGGGAGCCTGCTACCCCTGGGTGAGatggtagggggacctgggcctgcccaaatccaccgggtcccagcccagggccctaacagtggtggaCTGGTACACAAATATGTCAGCGGGGAAATCCAGCCACAACACATTGGCCAGCTGTCAGTCAGCAACACAGCCAAATTATATTCAGCTCCCTGGCAACTTCCTACACTCCCGTTCAGGGGAAGGCGTGGAAGTACCTTGGTCCCAGGGTCATTGTTTGTCCTGGCAGGATAAAACAGCTAATGGCAGCCCCGGCAACTCCTCAGTGTCTCCAGCGACTGGCAGCTCTGGCAGTCCCTCCAGGTCTGAGGCACTAGAGCAGTTGCTAAGCTGGAGGGCCTGCCTTTTATACTACTggttcctgtcctgcccctctgcttccggTGGGATGGGCACAGGTGTCCCGGTTCTGCCCATCAGGGGGCAGTTGTGACTGTCCCTCCAGCCATCTGGAAAGGAGGCCACATTCCGTTGCTACAATAACTTTTCCACTGAAACTTTACGTGGCATATCTTGTATGAGTCACTGAAATTTCATAATATTGGTATCCATAATAGTATGAATGGTCACCCACATTCCCTACAGCATCACAGTTAATAGCTTAGTCGTTACCTCTTCATCACCCTGAAGTGTTCATGGGTAGGAGGTTTCTCTGAAGCCACTCTTTGTCTTGCCAGCTTGTTTTCCTTACCAGTTGCTCTTAAATTAAGCCAGAGCCTCCACACACAAAATACCCCGGTGATCGGGTCATATGGTATTGGCAATTATTTCAGAGCCACCACAAAAAAAACTTATGGAAATTATGTAGTTCAAGCAACACCTGggaattattattaattactattatttatttaagcAGAGCCtggagccccagtcctggcccaggaccccgaagtgctaggcactgtacaaacacagagcaaaaagtcCATGTCCCAGAGAGCCCAAAATGGATAGAgacctgggctgggacacaggagagctgggtttgtTCCCGGTTCTGCCACTGGAGAGACCAAAGTTTCTACTAGGTGACCAAGGGTGACCCATCTGCACAGGTCCTGCGTCTTGGCTCCATTCCAGTCTCTGGTCATGTTGTAATTATTGATGCAGGCAATCCTGCCCACATCCACTACGTGTGTCTCCCAGAAAGCCAATTAGGGAGCACTGAGACCAAAAGAGGCCAGCCCCAGACCCATGAACAACTTCCTAGCCAGGGGCACGGTGCGGCGATTCTGAGACCAAATGAGATGGTGAGTGAGGGTGTAACAGTCCAGACTGATCAGGGTAAGAAGTAAGATGAAGGAGAACATGCCCATAGAGATGCAGACATTGAGAAGCTTGCACATCGCCATGCCGAAGACCCAGTGGAAATCCAGGAGGACATAGACGATGAAGAAGGGGATCAGCCGGGTGAAGAGGAGGTAGCAGGAGACCAGGTGGAGGAACCAGAGCGTGGTCACCATCCTCctcatcttcagccccagcacccACAGGAACAGCCCGTTCCCCACCACACCCACCAGGAAGGTGATAAAGAACAACACAGCAGAGGCCAGGTGAGGGGTCTTCATGGTCTCTGGGGTCTTGCAGAAATTTGCCACTGTGGTTGGTGGGAGTGCCATGATATCTTGTTCCACGGTATCCTGGGAAGAGACAACAATTGAAGTGAAAAGGGAGAGTggaaaaggagaagggagaaataaCAGATTGGGTTAGGAAGGTAACGTTGGAGACAATCTCTCTGGGCACCCTCTGGTCCGCCAGAATATCCAGGCTGGATATTCTCAGAAAGTGGGCAATAGctggtggaactcactgctacaggaTAGAGCTGTGAGCAGTAGGGGAGGACAAGCAGGATGGCAGACATGGGAGGAGTGGAGAAGAGGACACTCTAGTAGATCAAATATACAGCTGTGCAGAGAATACCACATATTCTGGatgactggctggctcaggggagaagggaatgggCCCTGGGGCCTTTCCTCTTTAGGGTGGCCAGGTctaatctggccccagggcaaggGATCAGGCCTACTCAGTTGGGGGCGTGGGATATTGGTGCTGTTGACTCCTAGCATGTAGGAGCTGGTGCCGGTGCAGCTCACTGTTACAAGGAAGAAaaagccacccctcccccccacatctcTTGTGCTCATTTGCCAGTCTCAGGAACTGCTGCTACACCCTGACTCGTGAGAGCGTGCAGGGTCCTTCTCATCTTCATTGTAACACAGGAAGTCTCAAGCCACCGAGCTGCTTCTCTGCACCCAAGCCGTGCTGCCTGCTTCATAGCCGTATTAGCATGGAGTCCTGTCTGCTCTGTAGAATGGCCTAATGGTTAGAGAATGGGGGAGCGGCTGGGAGCCAAGACttctgggctgtgggagggatgtggggtgtTGTTGCTTAGACTCTGCAAATGGGGAACCCCTCATCTGATTAAcatgaaacaaaacagaaaaattcaCCCACGTCACAGATCTCACCTACTACCTCTGTCTATTGAGTGCCCCATGTTAACCCCAGTGCTACCGGTGGCAGAGACTTTCACAGGAGAACCCCATTGATACCCAGTTGCAGGGAGTCTGACTGGTTTACCTTTACAATAGCAATTCTTTTGGTGGCTCCTAGGAGGTCTTAGCAAGGAAATTCCCCTTTACACCCAATGCTGGGCCCTCTGCCCATTGTTTTGACTCACCTGGGCTGCGGGTGGTGGAAACACGGACCCAGCAGAGAGATTCAGACGACATGTGTTTGCCGAGCAAAGCATCCGTGTATCCGtcccctgcaccccagagccctcccctgtgTGTTGAGTTCACTCCCCTTAACTCTGTGTTTTCTAcatgctccacccccacctgctctCTGAGGTTGAAAAGCTGCAAACCTAAATGGAAATGATCCTTCGGACACTGTCTTAGCAGAGCAACCACCTAAGAAACAGCCATTGCTTTAAAactagctcccactcccctcccagagctggggctagaacccagtgGGAGGTGTAGTCATGGCCCCAAACCCCactctgctaggcactgtataaagaCAGGAGAGACCTTACTGTCAAAGGAGTCAGTGTTTGATAGAGACCAAGTACAGGTCTCAGGAGCCCGTGGTACTAttactggctctgccactggcagaCTGAGTCACCTTAGCTAAATTACTTCCATGgtcccagcctcagtttccccatttgtaaaactggGAAACTTCTACTGACCTGCTTGgcaaagttctttgagatctactgaggacAAGCACTAGAGAAGAGCTAGTAATGGCTATTATAATACACAGACTCTTCTATAATACACCACACCAAATGGATTTGAAACCATTTGGAAATCTAGAACCCCCATGAGATTTTTAGATCAACAAAGAAGCTGGAACCTGTTGGAGTCTATATGTTTAAAAACAGTCTAGAATCCACTGGGGTCCTAGCACCAGTCAGGAATCTAGAACCCGTGGACCCTATTGAGTGTGAACACTTTGAGAGACTTAAAACGAAGAGTCCAGAGCCAGCCAGTGATGCAGAACCCATGAGAATCAGTTAAGTTAGACTACATCGAGAGACTAGAACAAACAAGATTCTGGAGCCAGCTAGTGATTTGGAACCCTTAACAGCCATTGACTTTGAAAAAAATGGAGAGACCTAGAACACATGGGATTCTGCAGACAACAAGGAATCTGGAATCCCAAGGACACTGCTCGGTTTATAAACATTGAGATACCTGGAACCTATAGGGTTTCAGAACCATGAGGGGTAAAGGAACAAGTGGGACGACAAGTTTCCAATGCTCTCTAACTTCAGGCACTCGTGACCGACACTGGCATCGCATTCTTGTAGAGCAGCAAGCCCTGGCAGAGATGGTAGGGCAGCCAGCAGATGAAGAATGACACCATTGCAGTCACCATGACTTTGAAAGGCTTCCCGCTCCTTGCCGACCGCTTCTTCTTAATTAGGCCAGTCAGGAAGGCAGAGGGGCCGTGAGTGGACAAACAGGTCGGGAAAGCAGAGGTGCCATGAGGGATCAGGCATTTCGAGAAGATGGAGGGGCCGTGAGACCCTAAGAAGGAGCAGGAAGAACACAAAGGGGATTGGAGGAGACAgaaaaggggaagggagagagagacagacatgtGCAGCCCATGTCCTAGCAGTGAGAAACACGGCATTTCATTCCTCCCTGCACAAACCAATTAGGCTGCAGCCACACACAgaatccactagaccccactacCCTCAGAATTCAACCTTGGTCTGGTATACCATGCTGTTGGGTGCTGTTTTCCCAGTAGTGCTGGGTTCCCTTCAGGGGTCTCAGGGTCCCAGTTCCAAGGATGGGGCCTATGTAACCAGCACTCTGGGGAGGACTGGGTGTGACTGAGATTTATCTAGAAAggaaggggcaggatttcacaTGAGTTGTTTCACACAGGGATGTACCCACCATATGTAGATAACACAGGACCTATCACAGCGATtgacctgctctaaccactagaccccaaacccctcccagagctggagacagaACCCAGGGTCCTCAATCCCAGCCACCTAATGGACTAGCCCATTAGACCCCACTCATCTCCCAGAgatggggacagaacccaggcatcctgcctccagcccccctgctctaacccacaaGGCCCCCCACTCTTGGCTGGGAGTTGTATCATTTGTGACTCAGCCTTTGCTGTGAGCTAACATATCTGGATTATCACTAGGTCATGGTGCAGCCCCCTGTCAGGAAAGGAATTGTGAGAATTACAGGCCCTTCCTCTTCATGGGGTCCTGCCTCAATAGATGAGCTGCTGGCCAAGTATCTAGTGCATTAGAgtggggggctgtgagccaggactcctgggttctatgccaggctctgggagggagtggggctagtTTCAAAGCAATGGTTGTTGCTTAGATGATTTCTCAGATAAGACAGTGTCCAATTATCATTTCCGTTCATGGTTTGCAGCTTGTGGATCTCagagcaggtgggggtggagcatgTAGAATATACAGACTAAAGGGGAGTGAACTCAACACACAAGGGGAGAGCTCCGGGGTGCAGGGGACAGATACACGGATACTTTGCTGGCCAAACACACGCCATCTGAGGATCTCTCTGCGCCTGGTCTGTGTTTCCACCACCCCCTGCCCAGGTGAGTAGAAACAatgggcagagggctctgtgttgGGTCTAAAGGGGAAATTCCTTGCTAAAGCCCCCTAGAAGCCAAAGAAATTTGCTATTGTAAAGGCAAAGcagtgggactccctgcccctgggtgTCAGTGATGTTAGCTTGTGAGACTCCATGTCATTGGGTATTAGTGGGGTTCCCATGGGGCACTCAATAGACAGAGTTAAGAGGTGAGGTCTGTGACTGGGTGAATTTTCTCCCTTATTTCACATCAGACAAGTTGCTCCCCATTTACAAACCTCTACGCCAGcaattctcaacctttccagactactctaccctttgcaggagtctgatttgtcttgcgtacctccAAGTTTTACTTCAGTtcaaaacgacttgcttacaaaatcagatgtaAAAATACAACAGTGTCACAGCTACACTATTACTGAAcgattgctgactttctcattttcccCATATAATTAGAAATGAATTGGAGTATGAATGTTGTActgacatttcagtgtatagtatatagagcagtttAAGCAACTAattgtatgaaattgtagtttgtactgactttgctagtgctttttatgtggcctgttgtaaaactaggcaaatgtctagatgagttgatgaaGCCCCAACAGACCTCTGCGTACACCAACCCCTGGCAGAGAACCTCTGTTCTAAGCCACAGGACCCCACGTTCCTCCCACAAACCAGGAGTTCTGACCTCCACCTCACTccctgagctgggaatagaaaccaggagtcctggctcccagcctgccctTCTCTAACCATTAGGCCAGTCTGCAGAACACAGAGGACTCCATGCTAACAAGGCCGTGAAGGGCAAGTCCCTGACAGAGGCAATAGCCCAGAGgaccctgctgcagggctggcagcaCGGCTGTGGGACAGAGAagcagctcagtggcttgagGCTTCCTGTGTTACAGTGAGAGTAAGAAGGACACTGCACGTTCTCACGAGTCAGGGTGTAGCAGCAATTCCTGTGACGGCCAGATGAGTACaagagacagggtgggggaagggtggctTTTTCCAccttgtagcagtgagttccaccagCACCAGCTGGACAGAACCgatcaccacctccctgagccagCGAGTCTCCGCCCTGGAGCCAGGTCAGAACCAGCACCTCCTGGTGGGGAAGGGCCCAtatcccattccccatccctcaGAGACAGCCTGTCCTCCAGATCACAGCCACATGGTATTATCAGAATAGCTGTGTATTTGACCTACTAGACTGTCCCCATCCTCACACATCTACTATCCTTTTTCCCTCTGCCCATAGTTCTACCTTATAGCAGTGAGTTTACACTGGCTATAGCCCAGTTGCTGAGAATACCTAGCCTGGATATTCTGG
Above is a window of Chrysemys picta bellii isolate R12L10 chromosome 20, ASM1138683v2, whole genome shotgun sequence DNA encoding:
- the LOC103306984 gene encoding probable G-protein coupled receptor 33; the encoded protein is MLCSANTCRLNLSAGSVFPPPAAQDTVEQDIMALPPTTVANFCKTPETMKTPHLASAVLFFITFLVGVVGNGLFLWVLGLKMRRMVTTLWFLHLVSCYLLFTRLIPFFIVYVLLDFHWVFGMAMCKLLNVCISMGMFSFILLLTLISLDCYTLTHHLIWSQNRRTVPLARKLFMGLGLASFGLSAP